A single window of Sphingobacterium sp. ML3W DNA harbors:
- a CDS encoding SEL1-like repeat protein, with the protein MAHRIYIYNIDSTSGENYPNYLGEWNYVLPPLLISLFGFNIKAKGTQLYADREQGIVLLRQFYNLLADEYQLHYKKAYYEPVNRLFAFLEALPYDKFSIDGTDVFKMNEEKHSVQAKEWVVEIQEQIKLYQLAISSQSLAPLQELLETFGYKTFLEALETDWINYGLGYWNEDVYKHNYTEIFEENNLKGLKNAKGNCIVPAIYNEIFEFIDGIAVIQKDNKFGYLNTEGTELIPPIYEEAFDAFEIYYGEIINYDYAFKQKVGTVSCNNKFGLLDITKNQLFIPIVYEELELIFGNYFNAKKDDQYHLINHKNEQIIKEESESPFKCDGIELFFFKVKGSSKRNFFNANGIFIGEYVEDVLQTLPHHFFYVKPNKWQKKTEIIQANGELLDTEIDQVITLSYYQSFAYRKAKKWFLYDTRHQKICLAEFDIQKIKFDYLADFFQDVYIIETSVGNGIFDAKNDCWLLHPHTDYLKIEHLEKHFLSVHQKEGVHYWDGELNHLSPAYDYISEAINLESNELFLYQKEELLCLNSNKEIRKIADEEMGELYHRKYNLRGKDLVHFDQFYEQWKANIGQDYFQYFDDESLFQLGLDFFKADKIEEGIEVYKLGAARNHPQMMTELAIIYSNTEETLHANLPLAIDLYKKAATLGERNAWNNLGYHYQNGIGIEQNITKTIEAYSKAGELKNRLGWSNLGDLYYYGELVEQDYDKALEYYLKAQKLYQFNSDKITDIYFTQEDYKKVLPLLKKDREEEFSPIYYGIMYEQGLGGLKLNLKKAISFYEKAMEINHYPHAVKQLLYHYRAASDLANEVQFNAWLRYAEVNEIEIDRELLGLEPPKKESFFKKIFKK; encoded by the coding sequence ATGGCACACCGCATCTACATATACAATATCGATTCTACTTCTGGAGAAAATTACCCCAATTATTTGGGTGAATGGAACTATGTGTTACCCCCATTGCTCATTTCACTTTTTGGTTTCAATATTAAGGCAAAAGGAACGCAACTCTATGCAGACCGTGAGCAAGGCATTGTTTTGTTAAGACAATTCTATAATTTATTGGCTGACGAATACCAGTTGCATTATAAAAAAGCCTATTACGAGCCCGTAAACCGACTATTTGCTTTTTTAGAAGCGCTACCTTACGATAAATTTTCAATTGATGGAACTGATGTTTTCAAAATGAATGAGGAGAAACATTCGGTACAAGCTAAAGAATGGGTAGTTGAGATTCAAGAACAGATTAAGTTATATCAATTAGCGATTTCGTCACAAAGCTTAGCTCCTTTACAAGAACTATTGGAAACTTTCGGCTATAAAACATTTTTAGAAGCATTAGAAACTGATTGGATTAATTATGGCTTGGGCTATTGGAATGAAGATGTCTACAAGCATAACTACACCGAAATATTTGAAGAAAATAACTTAAAAGGACTAAAAAATGCAAAAGGTAATTGCATTGTACCTGCTATTTATAACGAAATATTTGAATTTATAGATGGTATTGCTGTCATTCAAAAAGACAACAAATTTGGCTACCTCAATACAGAAGGAACAGAACTGATACCTCCTATTTATGAGGAAGCTTTTGATGCATTTGAAATATATTATGGTGAAATCATCAATTACGATTATGCTTTTAAACAAAAAGTTGGGACTGTTTCCTGCAATAATAAATTTGGGCTTTTGGATATCACGAAGAATCAATTGTTTATTCCTATTGTTTATGAGGAATTAGAACTTATTTTCGGGAATTATTTCAATGCTAAAAAGGATGATCAATACCACTTAATCAATCATAAAAATGAACAAATCATTAAGGAAGAAAGTGAAAGCCCATTTAAATGTGACGGAATTGAGCTATTCTTTTTTAAAGTTAAAGGATCTTCAAAACGCAATTTTTTCAATGCGAATGGTATTTTTATTGGTGAATATGTAGAAGATGTACTACAAACATTGCCTCATCATTTTTTCTATGTAAAACCAAATAAATGGCAGAAAAAAACGGAAATTATACAAGCCAACGGTGAACTACTAGATACAGAAATAGACCAAGTCATCACCTTATCTTATTATCAATCTTTTGCTTATAGAAAAGCGAAAAAATGGTTTCTTTACGACACCCGTCATCAGAAAATATGCTTAGCTGAATTTGATATTCAAAAAATTAAGTTCGATTATTTAGCAGATTTCTTCCAAGATGTCTACATCATAGAAACCTCTGTGGGTAATGGTATTTTTGATGCTAAAAATGATTGTTGGTTGCTTCATCCTCATACCGATTATCTTAAAATCGAGCATCTCGAAAAACATTTCTTAAGTGTGCATCAAAAAGAGGGGGTTCATTACTGGGATGGAGAGCTCAATCATTTGAGCCCAGCGTACGATTATATATCAGAAGCCATCAATTTGGAAAGTAATGAACTTTTTCTCTATCAAAAGGAAGAACTCCTTTGCCTGAACTCTAATAAAGAAATCAGAAAAATAGCAGATGAAGAGATGGGGGAACTATACCATCGAAAATACAATTTAAGAGGTAAAGATTTGGTCCATTTCGATCAGTTTTATGAGCAATGGAAAGCAAACATTGGCCAGGATTACTTTCAATATTTTGATGACGAAAGCTTGTTTCAACTAGGACTAGATTTTTTTAAAGCGGATAAAATTGAGGAAGGCATTGAAGTCTATAAGCTGGGCGCTGCACGCAATCATCCACAAATGATGACGGAACTAGCAATTATCTATAGCAATACCGAAGAAACTCTGCATGCGAATTTGCCATTAGCAATCGATTTGTATAAGAAAGCCGCCACTTTGGGAGAAAGAAATGCCTGGAATAATTTAGGCTATCATTACCAGAATGGTATCGGAATTGAACAAAATATAACGAAAACAATTGAGGCTTACAGCAAAGCAGGTGAATTGAAAAATAGACTGGGCTGGAGCAATTTAGGAGATTTATATTATTATGGAGAGCTTGTTGAACAAGATTATGATAAAGCCCTTGAGTATTATTTGAAAGCGCAAAAATTGTATCAATTTAATTCGGATAAAATAACAGACATCTATTTTACGCAAGAGGATTACAAAAAAGTTTTACCACTACTAAAAAAAGATCGCGAGGAAGAATTTTCACCGATCTATTACGGAATCATGTACGAGCAAGGGTTAGGCGGATTAAAGCTAAACCTTAAAAAAGCCATCTCCTTTTATGAAAAAGCAATGGAAATCAATCATTATCCACATGCTGTAAAACAATTATTGTATCATTATCGCGCAGCATCGGATTTAGCGAATGAAGTGCAATTTAACGCATGGTTGCGCTATGCGGAGGTAAACGAGATTGAAATCGATCGAGAACTTTTAGGGTTAGAACCTCCTAAAAAAGAATCCTTTTTCAAAAAGATATTTAAGAAATAA
- a CDS encoding endonuclease/exonuclease/phosphatase family protein yields the protein MKKNISSNMLLILFMVISAQISVAQEHLKIVSYNVLYGLKKDSVNIDRFINFTKDWNPDVIAFEEMNGYTQKTLEQLGQQIKHDYVLQSKEDGFPVAITSIYPLVNFRKVTENMWHSYIYAKIKGIHFFVIHFSPFNYQKRLKEVADVLAQAKEIPANEPILIMGDFNSLDASDKENYDDKVLVGMLGNEVKHEHIRNLNNGQIDYSVLGKLKDAGFIDTYRLLHQNFESTVPTFKDGNGHIKQSDTGVPKRIDFIWANARAAKMVVKSGVIKNEFTHYISDHYPTYVELDLMK from the coding sequence ATGAAAAAAAATATATCATCTAACATGTTACTGATCCTGTTTATGGTGATCAGTGCCCAGATTTCTGTTGCACAAGAGCACTTGAAAATCGTATCCTATAATGTGCTTTATGGACTCAAAAAAGATTCAGTCAATATTGATCGATTTATCAACTTTACGAAAGATTGGAATCCTGATGTGATTGCATTTGAAGAAATGAATGGATACACTCAGAAAACATTGGAACAATTGGGTCAACAAATAAAACATGATTATGTCTTGCAATCTAAAGAAGATGGTTTTCCAGTTGCCATAACATCAATATATCCATTGGTCAATTTTCGTAAAGTCACAGAAAATATGTGGCATAGTTACATCTATGCTAAAATAAAGGGAATTCATTTTTTTGTAATCCATTTTTCACCTTTTAACTATCAAAAAAGATTAAAAGAAGTGGCCGATGTGTTGGCTCAAGCAAAGGAAATTCCTGCAAATGAACCTATTTTGATTATGGGCGATTTCAATTCGCTAGATGCATCTGATAAAGAAAATTATGATGACAAAGTTTTGGTAGGTATGCTGGGAAATGAAGTAAAACATGAACATATTCGTAATCTTAATAATGGTCAGATTGATTATAGCGTGTTAGGTAAACTAAAAGATGCAGGATTTATAGATACGTATCGTTTATTACATCAAAATTTTGAAAGTACTGTACCTACATTTAAAGATGGAAACGGTCATATTAAACAAAGTGATACAGGTGTTCCAAAACGGATTGATTTTATTTGGGCTAATGCTAGAGCTGCTAAGATGGTTGTTAAAAGTGGTGTTATAAAAAATGAATTTACCCATTATATATCGGATCATTATCCCACTTATGTCGAGTTGGATTTGATGAAATAA
- a CDS encoding RagB/SusD family nutrient uptake outer membrane protein, with product MKTNNTYIKFAAFAAVLLLNSCNDKYLERYPLSELAPENYFRTASELQTYTNAFYSDLPDALAIHYNNPSQGDDEARNTLAAEFQGTRTTPSSDGGWSWTVLRKINFYLANSHKCPDEGARLQYDGVARFFRAYFYFDKIQRFGDVPLYETVNELDDPAMFKARDSRKVVFAKVLEDLDYAIANCSDTKNGQLITKWTALAYKSRMCLFEGTFRKYHGLGDWEAILEEGVKAADELMKSNTYSIYKSNVNTAYHELFIAEDAITSEIILSRQYNAAVPYVHSANFYILSASYGRPGMVKQLVNSYLMKNGTRFTDKPNFEKISFYEETQNRDPRLSQTIRTPGYKRIGATTTSVPDFATSVTGYQYIKYILAPAFDAGQSSNDMPIIRYAEVLLNYAEAKAELGNLTQSDIDRSIKLLRDRVAMPNLLLSDAIATPDPYLLASYPNVTKSGQTGAILEIRRERRIELVKEGLRYQDLLRWKEGTKVAQPFYGMYFPGAGEYDLDQDGKLDLVIYQGTAPTRKPGVQYQKLGELVLENGNNGGRIVNLPDIDKKWIESKDYYYPIPTQELQLNDKLEQNEGWDKSGT from the coding sequence ATGAAAACGAACAACACCTATATAAAATTTGCGGCATTCGCAGCAGTTCTTCTCCTAAATTCCTGTAACGATAAATATCTCGAGCGTTACCCTTTATCTGAGCTAGCTCCAGAGAATTATTTTCGTACAGCATCAGAATTACAAACCTATACCAACGCTTTTTATAGTGATCTGCCAGATGCACTAGCTATTCATTATAACAATCCTAGTCAAGGTGATGATGAGGCTCGAAATACATTAGCTGCCGAATTTCAGGGCACGCGAACTACTCCTTCTAGTGACGGAGGATGGTCTTGGACTGTCCTGCGCAAGATCAACTTTTATTTAGCTAATTCACATAAATGTCCTGACGAAGGAGCGCGTTTGCAATATGACGGAGTAGCTCGCTTTTTTAGAGCATATTTCTATTTTGACAAAATTCAGCGATTCGGCGATGTGCCTTTGTACGAAACCGTGAACGAACTAGATGATCCTGCCATGTTCAAAGCTAGAGATTCTCGGAAAGTAGTTTTTGCAAAGGTTTTAGAAGATCTCGATTATGCTATTGCAAACTGTAGCGATACGAAAAATGGACAACTTATCACCAAATGGACAGCATTGGCCTATAAGTCTAGAATGTGTCTTTTCGAAGGTACATTTCGCAAATATCATGGTTTAGGAGATTGGGAAGCCATACTGGAAGAGGGAGTAAAAGCTGCTGATGAGCTGATGAAATCTAATACCTACAGTATCTACAAAAGCAATGTGAATACGGCTTATCATGAACTTTTTATTGCAGAGGATGCCATTACTTCTGAGATAATCTTATCCAGACAGTATAATGCTGCGGTACCCTATGTGCATTCGGCCAACTTTTATATCCTGTCAGCATCTTACGGCAGACCAGGAATGGTTAAGCAATTGGTCAATAGTTACCTGATGAAGAATGGTACTCGCTTTACTGACAAGCCAAATTTTGAAAAGATAAGTTTCTATGAAGAGACGCAAAATAGGGATCCGCGCTTATCTCAGACCATTCGTACCCCTGGTTATAAAAGGATTGGTGCTACTACTACATCAGTCCCTGATTTCGCAACATCAGTCACAGGATATCAATATATCAAGTATATTCTAGCTCCTGCGTTTGATGCTGGGCAGTCGAGCAATGATATGCCCATTATCCGATATGCTGAAGTATTATTGAATTATGCTGAAGCAAAAGCTGAATTAGGAAATTTGACGCAGTCTGATATCGATAGAAGTATCAAACTACTGCGTGACCGTGTTGCGATGCCTAATCTTTTGCTAAGTGATGCGATTGCAACTCCAGACCCATATTTATTGGCAAGCTATCCTAATGTAACTAAAAGTGGACAGACAGGTGCTATATTAGAGATTCGTCGGGAACGTCGCATTGAACTGGTGAAAGAAGGTTTACGATATCAAGATCTATTACGTTGGAAGGAGGGTACAAAGGTCGCACAACCTTTCTATGGAATGTATTTTCCGGGAGCAGGGGAATATGATTTGGACCAAGATGGTAAGTTGGACTTAGTGATTTACCAAGGGACAGCACCAACAAGAAAGCCAGGTGTTCAATATCAAAAATTAGGAGAACTTGTATTAGAAAATGGGAATAATGGTGGACGTATCGTCAATTTACCAGACATTGATAAAAAATGGATAGAATCAAAAGATTATTACTATCCGATTCCTACCCAAGAACTTCAATTGAATGATAAATTGGAACAAAATGAGGGTTGGGATAAATCAGGGACATAG